The proteins below are encoded in one region of Micromonospora pisi:
- a CDS encoding WhiB family transcriptional regulator, producing the protein MSNVRRLPGPIVDLWEWQRFGACRGRDTAQFFHPDGERGASRNRREAGAKKVCGTCPVRAECAAHALTVREPYGVWGGFSESERLRLLAVGWEDLADRRRTRVDIARLEARLGRPFHSTVPAQRAAS; encoded by the coding sequence ATGTCGAACGTACGCAGACTGCCCGGACCCATCGTCGATCTGTGGGAATGGCAACGGTTCGGTGCCTGCCGAGGGCGGGACACCGCACAGTTCTTCCATCCCGATGGTGAACGCGGTGCGTCCCGGAACCGCCGCGAGGCGGGGGCGAAGAAGGTCTGCGGCACCTGCCCGGTACGGGCCGAGTGCGCCGCCCACGCGCTGACCGTACGCGAGCCGTACGGCGTATGGGGCGGCTTCAGCGAGTCCGAACGGTTACGGCTGCTCGCCGTCGGCTGGGAGGACCTCGCCGACCGGCGCCGGACCCGGGTCGACATCGCCCGGCTGGAGGCCCGCCTCGGCCGTCCCTTCCATTCGACCGTGCCGGCCCAACGCGCCGCGAGCTGA
- a CDS encoding response regulator transcription factor: protein MRTVLVCVRTPLAAQSVASAAARLGLAAVVRTAISDPEVMLRLSERPADVLLVDTALTRPDSVGFTRRVLARAPGAAILLLGAEEPGVAAAVIAAGGRGLLPGTDHDLVSVVAKAMLLLSTPGRGGRGTGLTGAGGSNAPALPAEVPGRTAAERLPGSPSRVPARPGAVPAGTAPKAAGPPAGPVDPSGRVESVDDAGPGGQPGGPTVVPVQRGEDGPGGSGERGAVEGDETAVEGADPRTNVPPENRYGAPRRSDPANAGGYGRPVAATAGAGAAAGPARRAALTERELQVLLGMADGKSNAEIGRELFVSEDTVKTHARRLFRKLGARDRAHAVAAGFRAGLVA from the coding sequence GTGCGTACTGTCCTCGTCTGTGTCCGGACACCGCTCGCGGCGCAGAGCGTGGCGTCCGCCGCGGCCCGGCTCGGGCTGGCGGCCGTGGTGCGTACGGCGATTTCCGATCCCGAGGTGATGCTGCGACTCTCCGAGCGGCCGGCGGACGTGCTGCTCGTCGACACCGCGCTCACCCGGCCGGACAGCGTCGGCTTCACCCGGCGGGTGCTGGCCCGTGCGCCCGGCGCCGCGATCCTGCTGCTCGGGGCGGAGGAGCCCGGGGTGGCGGCGGCGGTCATCGCCGCCGGTGGCCGGGGCCTGCTGCCCGGTACCGATCATGACCTGGTGAGCGTGGTGGCGAAGGCGATGCTGCTGCTGAGCACCCCGGGGCGGGGTGGTCGGGGCACCGGACTGACCGGTGCCGGCGGTTCGAACGCGCCCGCCCTGCCAGCGGAGGTTCCCGGCCGGACCGCCGCCGAACGGCTGCCCGGTTCCCCCTCGCGGGTGCCGGCCCGCCCCGGCGCGGTGCCCGCCGGTACGGCTCCGAAGGCGGCCGGCCCACCGGCCGGACCGGTGGATCCCAGCGGCCGGGTCGAGTCGGTCGACGACGCCGGTCCCGGTGGCCAGCCCGGCGGGCCGACCGTTGTCCCGGTCCAGCGGGGTGAGGACGGGCCCGGTGGGTCGGGCGAGCGGGGCGCCGTCGAGGGGGACGAGACCGCCGTCGAGGGGGCCGACCCACGGACCAACGTGCCGCCGGAGAACCGGTACGGAGCGCCGCGTCGCAGTGATCCGGCCAACGCCGGTGGTTACGGCCGGCCGGTGGCCGCGACCGCCGGTGCGGGTGCCGCCGCCGGCCCGGCCCGCAGGGCCGCGCTGACCGAGCGGGAGCTACAGGTGCTGCTAGGTATGGCCGACGGCAAGAGCAATGCCGAGATCGGGCGGGAACTGTTCGTCTCGGAGGACACCGTCAAGACCCACGCCCGTCGGCTGTTCCGCAAGCTCGGCGCCCGGGACCGGGCGCACGCGGTCGCCGCCGGGTTCCGGGCCGGCCTGGTGGCCTGA
- a CDS encoding DUF5319 domain-containing protein produces MHDEPIDPFNGDPADPSAGLDDPAEDAQLDPLSEVERQDVLEDLADLEIYQALLGPTGVRGLVIECEDCHEPHYFDWDLLRGNLRHLLSSGRPRVHEPAFDPDPDHYVTWEYARGYADGVHDTLAEGTDDEDEPAN; encoded by the coding sequence GTGCACGACGAGCCGATCGACCCGTTCAACGGTGACCCCGCCGATCCGTCGGCGGGCCTGGACGACCCTGCGGAGGACGCCCAGCTTGATCCGCTCTCCGAGGTCGAACGGCAGGACGTCCTGGAGGACCTTGCCGACCTGGAGATCTACCAGGCGCTACTGGGTCCGACCGGAGTCCGTGGCCTCGTGATCGAGTGCGAGGACTGTCACGAACCGCACTACTTCGACTGGGACCTGCTCCGCGGCAACCTCCGCCACCTGCTCAGCTCCGGCCGGCCACGGGTGCACGAGCCGGCCTTCGACCCCGATCCCGATCACTACGTGACCTGGGAGTACGCCCGGGGCTACGCCGACGGCGTGCACGACACCCTGGCCGAGGGAACCGACGACGAGGACGAACCGGCGAACTGA
- the guaB gene encoding IMP dehydrogenase — MDHSPTHLPTGSGDADQFGGLVPELPSGSARAVPLGLTFDDVLLQPAESDIVPSKVNTVTRMTRNVSISIPLLSSPMDTVTEGRMAIAMARQGGIGVLHRNLSIEDQALQVDLVKRSEAGMVTNPITCSPDDTLRDVDALCGRYRISGVPVTDADGALVGIVTNRDMRFVTDGDTPVREIMTRMPLVTATVGVTKDEALELLRQHKVEKLPIVDTLGRLRGLITVKDFAKSEQFPNATKDDAGRLRVAAAVGVGDDSYKRARTLVEAGVDVLIVDTAHGHQRAVLEMVTRLKKDTTVDVIGGNVATFSGAKALVEAGADAVKVGVGPGAICTTRVVAGVGVPQITAIMEAVRAARPAGVPVIADGGIQYSGDIAKAMVAGADTVMLGSLLAGCEESPGDLLIINGKQYKAYRGMGSLGAMQSRGQARSYSKDRYFQQDVTSEEKLVPEGVEGQVPYRGALAQVAHQLIGGLRLAMGYVGAESIPELHRRGQLIRITAAGLKESHPHDIQMTVEAPNYHTR, encoded by the coding sequence GTGGACCACTCACCCACCCATCTTCCGACGGGCAGCGGCGACGCCGACCAGTTCGGCGGGCTCGTGCCCGAGCTGCCCTCCGGTTCCGCCCGCGCGGTTCCGCTCGGCCTCACCTTCGACGACGTGCTGTTGCAGCCCGCCGAGTCGGACATCGTGCCCAGCAAGGTGAACACCGTCACCCGGATGACCCGCAATGTCTCCATCTCGATCCCGCTGCTGTCGAGCCCGATGGACACGGTGACCGAGGGCCGGATGGCGATCGCCATGGCCCGCCAGGGTGGCATCGGTGTCCTGCACCGCAACCTGTCGATCGAGGACCAGGCGCTCCAGGTGGACCTGGTCAAGCGTTCCGAGGCCGGCATGGTGACGAATCCGATCACCTGTAGCCCGGACGACACGCTCCGCGACGTGGACGCGCTCTGTGGGCGTTACCGCATCTCCGGCGTGCCGGTGACCGACGCCGACGGCGCCCTGGTCGGCATCGTGACCAACCGGGACATGCGTTTCGTCACCGACGGCGACACCCCGGTCCGCGAGATCATGACCCGGATGCCGCTGGTCACCGCGACCGTCGGGGTCACCAAGGACGAGGCACTGGAACTGCTGCGCCAGCACAAGGTGGAGAAGCTGCCGATCGTCGACACCCTCGGTCGGCTGCGTGGGCTGATCACGGTCAAGGACTTCGCCAAGAGCGAGCAGTTCCCGAACGCCACCAAGGACGACGCCGGCCGGCTGCGGGTCGCGGCGGCCGTCGGGGTCGGCGATGACTCGTACAAGCGGGCCCGGACCCTGGTCGAGGCCGGCGTGGACGTACTGATCGTGGACACCGCCCACGGCCACCAGCGGGCCGTGCTGGAGATGGTCACCCGGCTGAAGAAGGACACCACGGTCGACGTGATCGGCGGCAACGTGGCTACCTTCTCCGGGGCGAAGGCCCTGGTCGAGGCGGGCGCCGACGCGGTCAAGGTCGGGGTCGGCCCGGGTGCCATCTGCACCACCCGGGTGGTGGCCGGGGTCGGCGTGCCGCAGATCACCGCCATCATGGAGGCGGTCCGGGCCGCGCGTCCGGCCGGTGTCCCGGTCATCGCCGACGGCGGCATCCAGTACTCGGGCGACATCGCCAAGGCGATGGTCGCCGGTGCCGACACGGTGATGCTCGGCAGCCTCCTCGCCGGTTGTGAGGAGAGCCCCGGTGACCTGCTGATCATCAACGGCAAGCAGTACAAGGCGTACCGGGGGATGGGGTCGCTGGGTGCGATGCAGTCCCGGGGCCAGGCCCGCTCGTACTCGAAGGACCGTTACTTCCAGCAGGACGTGACCAGCGAGGAGAAGCTGGTTCCGGAGGGTGTCGAGGGTCAGGTGCCGTACCGGGGCGCACTGGCACAGGTCGCCCACCAGCTCATCGGTGGGCTGCGGCTCGCCATGGGGTACGTCGGCGCGGAGAGCATCCCCGAGCTGCACCGGCGGGGCCAGTTGATCCGGATCACCGCGGCCGGGCTCAAGGAGAGCCACCCGCACGACATCCAGATGACGGTCGAGGCACCGAACTACCACACCCGCTGA
- a CDS encoding GuaB3 family IMP dehydrogenase-related protein, protein MRDVVEIGLGKTAQRGYHLDDIAIVPSRRTRDVDDVSTAWQLDAYPFRIPCVGHPSDATMSPTSAATLGRLGGLGVLNVEGLWTRYEDPTKILEELSGLGEDARTTRRLQEVYAEPIRPELITERVRQMREGGGTVAVRVSPQHTLALAPVILDAGVDILVIQGTLVSAEHVSTTDEPLNLKEFIADLDLPVVVGGCTDYKTALHLMRTGAAGVIVGLGGDEWSTTESVLGIRVPMATAIADAAAARRDYLDETGGRYVHLIADGDLRTSGDIAKALGCGADAVMLGEPLSLCDEAPAGGAWWHPAASHPDLPRGAFGVAEESLGSMERLLYGPADEPDGQQNLFGGLRRAMAKCGYRDLKEFQKVGLVLDLER, encoded by the coding sequence ATGCGTGACGTGGTCGAAATCGGGCTCGGTAAAACCGCGCAACGCGGTTACCACCTGGACGACATCGCGATCGTGCCAAGCCGTCGTACCCGGGACGTGGACGACGTCTCCACGGCCTGGCAGCTCGACGCCTATCCGTTCCGGATCCCCTGCGTGGGGCATCCGTCGGACGCGACCATGAGCCCCACCTCGGCGGCCACCCTGGGCCGGCTCGGTGGGCTCGGCGTACTCAACGTCGAGGGCCTCTGGACCCGGTACGAGGACCCGACCAAGATCCTGGAGGAGCTGAGCGGGCTGGGCGAGGACGCCCGCACGACCCGGCGCCTGCAGGAGGTCTACGCCGAGCCGATCCGGCCCGAGCTGATCACCGAGCGGGTCCGGCAGATGCGCGAGGGCGGCGGCACGGTCGCCGTCCGGGTCTCGCCGCAGCACACCCTGGCGCTCGCCCCGGTGATCCTCGACGCCGGGGTGGACATCCTGGTCATCCAGGGCACGCTCGTCTCGGCGGAGCACGTCTCCACCACCGACGAGCCGCTGAACCTGAAGGAGTTCATCGCCGACCTCGACCTGCCCGTGGTGGTCGGTGGCTGCACCGACTACAAGACCGCGTTGCACCTGATGCGGACCGGTGCGGCTGGCGTGATCGTCGGCCTCGGTGGCGACGAGTGGTCGACCACCGAGTCGGTGCTCGGCATCCGGGTGCCGATGGCGACCGCGATCGCCGACGCCGCGGCGGCCCGCCGGGACTACCTCGACGAGACCGGCGGGCGGTACGTGCACCTGATCGCCGACGGCGACCTGCGTACCTCCGGGGACATCGCGAAGGCGCTCGGTTGCGGGGCCGACGCGGTGATGCTCGGCGAGCCGCTCTCGCTCTGCGACGAGGCGCCCGCCGGTGGCGCCTGGTGGCACCCGGCGGCCAGCCACCCGGACCTGCCGCGTGGCGCGTTCGGGGTGGCCGAGGAGTCGCTCGGTTCGATGGAGCGGCTGCTCTACGGTCCGGCCGACGAGCCGGACGGTCAGCAGAACCTCTTCGGCGGGCTGCGGCGGGCGATGGCCAAGTGCGGCTACCGCGATCTCAAGGAGTTCCAGAAGGTCGGACTGGTGCTCGACCTCGAACGCTAG
- a CDS encoding M1 family metallopeptidase: protein MALVGVLALTAGACTGSGDPGSSRAGGFQPGADGVGDPYFPTYGNGGYDVANYALKVRYDPASDRLTGTATISATATANLSRFNLDLVGLTVSAVTVEGERAEFRHDEGELIVTPGRGLARDGRFTVEVTYDGVPEPVDSPDLGEGGFMATADGAVALGQPESASTWFPVNDHPQDKASYEIAVTVPEGLSALSNGVPGERSTAGGWTTWRWSERTPMASYLAMLVIGDYRVREGEHAGKPLVTAVAAGLPEGGPAEVSLNRTGEIADFLATQFGPYPFEAYGGVAVSDRRIGYALETQARPVYGPAFFTSGPNDSVVAHELAHQWFGDSVSVRRWSDLWLNEGFATYAEWLWAQHDGGVTAQQAFDQGYAATDWSKPALDPGRSALFGRPVYQRGALAVHALRLTVGDEVFFRILKTWTAEKRNASVVTGDLITVAERVAGRPLGPLLDAWLSGTTAPPPPPPVA from the coding sequence CTGGCGTTGGTCGGCGTACTGGCCTTGACGGCCGGCGCCTGTACGGGATCGGGAGACCCGGGATCGTCCCGCGCCGGTGGCTTCCAGCCCGGCGCCGACGGGGTCGGTGACCCCTACTTCCCCACCTACGGCAACGGTGGCTACGACGTGGCCAACTACGCCCTCAAGGTGCGGTACGACCCGGCCAGTGACCGGCTCACCGGCACCGCCACCATCAGCGCGACGGCCACCGCGAACCTGTCCCGGTTCAACCTCGACCTGGTCGGGTTGACCGTCAGTGCGGTCACTGTGGAGGGCGAGCGGGCCGAGTTCCGCCACGACGAGGGGGAGCTGATCGTCACCCCGGGCCGGGGCCTGGCCCGGGACGGCCGGTTCACCGTCGAGGTGACGTACGACGGGGTGCCGGAACCGGTCGACAGCCCGGACCTCGGCGAGGGCGGTTTCATGGCCACCGCGGACGGGGCGGTCGCGCTCGGCCAGCCGGAGTCGGCCAGTACCTGGTTCCCGGTCAACGACCATCCGCAGGACAAGGCGAGCTACGAGATCGCGGTGACCGTCCCGGAGGGACTGAGCGCGCTGAGCAACGGGGTGCCGGGGGAGCGGTCGACGGCCGGGGGCTGGACCACCTGGCGCTGGTCCGAGCGGACCCCGATGGCGAGTTACCTGGCCATGCTGGTGATCGGCGACTACCGGGTACGCGAGGGCGAACACGCCGGCAAGCCGCTGGTGACGGCGGTGGCGGCGGGCCTGCCGGAGGGTGGGCCGGCCGAGGTGTCGCTGAACCGTACCGGGGAGATCGCCGACTTCCTGGCCACCCAGTTCGGCCCGTACCCGTTCGAGGCGTACGGCGGGGTGGCGGTCAGCGACCGTCGGATCGGCTACGCGCTGGAGACGCAGGCCCGACCGGTGTACGGACCGGCGTTCTTCACCTCCGGACCCAACGATTCGGTGGTGGCCCACGAACTTGCCCATCAGTGGTTCGGGGACAGTGTCTCGGTTCGCCGGTGGAGTGACCTCTGGCTGAACGAGGGGTTCGCCACCTACGCGGAGTGGCTCTGGGCGCAGCACGACGGCGGGGTGACCGCGCAGCAGGCGTTCGACCAGGGGTACGCGGCAACGGACTGGTCGAAGCCGGCCCTCGACCCGGGTCGGTCGGCGCTCTTCGGCCGGCCGGTCTACCAGCGGGGCGCGTTGGCCGTGCACGCGTTGCGGCTGACCGTCGGCGACGAGGTGTTCTTCCGGATCCTGAAGACCTGGACGGCGGAGAAGCGTAACGCCAGTGTGGTCACCGGTGATCTGATCACGGTCGCGGAACGGGTCGCGGGCCGTCCGCTGGGTCCGCTTCTCGACGCCTGGCTCTCCGGCACCACGGCTCCGCCGCCTCCGCCGCCGGTGGCCTGA
- a CDS encoding LCP family protein codes for MAEAGQHRAAEDEPDNSPEDPTGGLLRRRRISWAAGGVVVALLVAGAAVTTTMLRGPDGSTPADRSGTNTTGALTAPTPTPTPPPSPTPEPGADLRGPLNLLLVGVDTRVSEPAWEPHADAVLIMQVSRELDRAYLFSLPRDLVVDIPPFAKAKFPGQQTKLTHAMSHGSKTNGGKGEPNTAQGLELVEATVSRYTGINKWDASAVLTFGGFDDLVDALGGIDLYVDQRVVSQHRQPNGKHRPGNTNGDGYVGPQMVYEKGDRHLTGWQALDYARQRHTTGGDYARQRHQQQLIKAIVAKVVSEELARDPDRLDQVLRTMGEALTFSGRNQRVIDFAFALSGLRPEAITLVGLPGASVGSGGSYRGEQLTQVGTRFLTELRAGRADAYLAANPELVVTR; via the coding sequence ATGGCGGAGGCGGGACAACACCGGGCGGCAGAAGATGAACCGGACAACTCACCCGAAGACCCCACCGGGGGTCTGCTCCGACGCCGCCGGATCAGCTGGGCCGCCGGCGGTGTGGTGGTCGCGCTGCTGGTCGCCGGTGCCGCCGTCACCACCACCATGCTTCGCGGCCCGGACGGGAGCACCCCGGCGGACCGGTCCGGCACGAACACGACCGGCGCGCTGACGGCCCCGACCCCGACCCCGACACCGCCCCCCAGCCCCACCCCGGAGCCCGGTGCCGATCTGCGGGGGCCGCTCAACCTGCTCCTGGTCGGCGTCGACACCCGGGTCAGCGAACCGGCCTGGGAGCCGCACGCGGACGCCGTACTGATCATGCAGGTGAGCAGGGAACTGGACCGGGCGTACCTCTTCTCCCTCCCCCGCGACCTGGTGGTGGACATCCCACCGTTCGCCAAGGCGAAGTTCCCCGGCCAACAGACCAAGCTGACCCACGCGATGAGCCACGGCAGCAAGACCAACGGCGGGAAGGGCGAACCGAACACCGCGCAGGGGCTCGAACTGGTCGAGGCCACGGTCAGCCGGTACACCGGCATCAACAAGTGGGACGCGAGCGCCGTACTGACCTTCGGCGGCTTCGACGACCTGGTCGACGCGCTCGGCGGGATCGACCTCTACGTGGACCAGCGGGTCGTCTCACAGCACCGGCAGCCGAACGGCAAGCACCGGCCCGGCAACACCAACGGCGACGGGTACGTCGGACCGCAGATGGTGTACGAGAAGGGCGACCGCCACCTCACCGGCTGGCAGGCGCTGGACTACGCCCGGCAGCGCCACACCACCGGCGGCGACTACGCCCGGCAGCGCCACCAACAGCAGCTGATCAAGGCGATCGTCGCGAAGGTGGTCAGCGAGGAACTGGCCCGCGACCCCGACCGGCTCGACCAGGTGCTCCGGACGATGGGCGAGGCGCTCACCTTCAGCGGCCGGAACCAACGGGTGATCGACTTCGCGTTCGCCCTCAGCGGGCTACGACCGGAGGCGATCACCCTGGTCGGACTCCCCGGCGCCTCGGTCGGCAGCGGCGGGTCCTACCGGGGCGAACAACTCACCCAGGTCGGCACCCGCTTCCTCACCGAACTGCGGGCCGGCCGGGCGGACGCGTACCTCGCCGCGAACCCGGAACTCGTGGTCACCCGGTGA